A single genomic interval of Shewanella psychropiezotolerans harbors:
- a CDS encoding DUF4870 domain-containing protein, translating to MGILVQVASFAGYLIPFGSILGPLIVWLMKRDEIPFVDECGRNCLNFKISMIIWVMISCVLMFVGIGFILIGLLAIVDIVLTIIAAMKASEGISYKYPLSITFIKPRT from the coding sequence ATGGGTATCTTGGTGCAAGTGGCTAGCTTTGCCGGCTACTTGATTCCATTTGGTAGCATACTCGGGCCGCTCATTGTCTGGTTGATGAAGCGTGATGAGATCCCGTTTGTCGATGAATGTGGTCGTAACTGTTTGAACTTTAAGATCAGTATGATCATCTGGGTGATGATAAGTTGTGTGCTGATGTTTGTCGGTATCGGTTTTATTCTGATTGGACTGCTGGCGATAGTGGATATAGTGCTGACGATTATTGCAGCAATGAAGGCCAGTGAAGGGATTAGTTATAAATACCCATTGTCGATCACCTTCATAAAACCACGAACTTAA
- a CDS encoding MOSC domain-containing protein, whose product MSAKLLVKRLSGLYLGEEVSDATGVSSGISHKKSSASLRVEIDRVIGDAQADPKHHGGLDRVLHHFPREHYGQYRRWDMMAGFKDAPAMGENISTVGLDETQVNIGDVISIGDVELQVTQPRSPCFKLNIQFGHKEFALTMQTSGLCGWFYRVVKAGEITQDASVYLKERRTDISVRDAMTIYFATEFDAQSYDRLASCEGLAASWVNSLHRRLDKQKIENWQMRLIGPV is encoded by the coding sequence ATGTCGGCAAAATTGCTGGTTAAACGTTTGTCTGGCCTCTATCTGGGAGAAGAGGTAAGTGATGCCACGGGGGTCTCTAGTGGCATATCCCATAAAAAGTCTTCAGCCTCGCTACGGGTCGAGATCGATCGCGTCATAGGTGATGCTCAAGCCGACCCTAAGCATCATGGTGGCTTAGACAGGGTGCTGCATCATTTCCCCCGGGAGCATTATGGCCAGTATCGTCGCTGGGACATGATGGCTGGTTTTAAAGATGCGCCAGCCATGGGTGAGAACATCAGTACCGTAGGGCTGGATGAGACTCAGGTCAATATCGGTGACGTCATATCCATAGGTGATGTGGAGCTACAGGTAACCCAGCCGAGATCGCCCTGCTTCAAGTTAAATATCCAATTTGGTCATAAAGAATTTGCCTTAACCATGCAGACAAGTGGTTTGTGTGGCTGGTTTTATCGTGTCGTTAAAGCCGGTGAGATCACCCAAGATGCGAGTGTCTATTTGAAAGAGCGTCGCACCGATATCAGTGTGCGAGATGCTATGACAATCTATTTTGCTACCGAATTCGATGCCCAGAGCTATGATCGTCTGGCCTCCTGTGAAGGCCTTGCGGCTTCTTGGGTTAATAGCTTACATCGGCGATTAGACAAACAAAAAATTGAAAATTGGCAGATGCGCCTCATCGGCCCAGTGTAG
- a CDS encoding sensor domain-containing diguanylate cyclase: MGNTVWNDKKKFIWILSILLLSAFLLTSSISYRVAHDSLSEQIEENTLPLTSDNIYSEIQQDLLRPIFISSLMAQDTFVRDWTLDEEQDPEKLIRYLREIQGKYDTVTSFFISEKSRNYYHSTGILKQIQDTEPDDAWYFRVRSLPESELYEINIDPDSADSSRTVVYVNYKVFDFEGNFIGVTGVGLAVDKVKKLVELYQKRYNRHVFFVDREGKVTLNGGSFTGSQTLQGTPGLDKLATRILTSPSASLSYVRDGKTVYINSRLVPEFKWYLIVEQEEVASERKLLTTFWGNLLISLLVTIGILLIANLTLGRYQRKLEHMASTDKLTGAANRQIFEEYFDKALIEASENQTSVSIVLLDIDNFKRVNDNYGHSIGDLVIKTVTNILRNQLREHDVVCRWGGEEFLLLLPNIELSHGGDIAERIRDTIAKRKIRVNEYELSVTVSLGVAEYKPNETPAEMINRVDVALYQAKECGRDRVVLSQ; encoded by the coding sequence ATGGGTAATACCGTTTGGAATGATAAGAAGAAGTTCATCTGGATCCTGTCGATTCTACTCTTGAGTGCGTTTCTGTTAACCAGCAGTATCAGTTACCGCGTCGCCCATGATTCCCTAAGCGAGCAGATCGAAGAGAATACCTTGCCACTTACTAGTGACAACATCTACTCCGAAATTCAACAAGATCTGCTGCGACCTATCTTTATCTCCTCTCTGATGGCACAAGATACCTTCGTTCGTGACTGGACTCTGGATGAGGAACAAGATCCGGAAAAGCTGATCCGGTATTTACGCGAGATCCAAGGTAAATACGATACCGTGACCAGTTTTTTTATCTCCGAAAAGAGCAGGAATTATTATCACTCCACTGGGATTCTGAAACAGATCCAAGATACTGAGCCCGACGATGCCTGGTATTTTCGTGTTCGCTCTCTGCCGGAGTCTGAACTTTATGAGATTAATATCGATCCCGATTCGGCAGATAGTAGCCGTACCGTGGTTTATGTAAATTATAAAGTGTTTGATTTTGAGGGTAATTTTATCGGTGTTACTGGAGTTGGCTTGGCAGTCGATAAAGTGAAGAAACTGGTGGAGCTTTATCAGAAAAGATATAACCGTCATGTCTTCTTCGTCGATAGAGAGGGCAAAGTCACTCTAAATGGAGGCTCTTTCACTGGGAGCCAGACACTGCAAGGCACACCGGGGTTAGATAAGCTGGCTACGCGGATTTTAACTAGCCCCAGCGCCTCTCTCTCCTATGTCAGAGACGGTAAGACTGTGTATATCAATAGCCGTTTAGTACCTGAATTTAAATGGTACCTCATCGTTGAGCAGGAGGAGGTGGCAAGTGAGCGTAAGTTATTGACCACTTTCTGGGGAAACTTACTTATTAGCCTGCTGGTCACTATCGGGATTCTGCTCATTGCTAATCTGACCTTGGGTCGCTATCAACGAAAATTAGAACATATGGCTTCGACGGATAAGTTAACCGGAGCCGCTAACCGCCAGATATTTGAAGAGTATTTCGATAAGGCGCTAATTGAAGCCAGTGAAAACCAGACTAGTGTCTCGATAGTGTTGTTGGATATTGATAACTTCAAACGAGTGAATGATAATTATGGTCATAGTATCGGCGATCTCGTGATAAAAACGGTGACTAACATACTCAGAAATCAGCTGCGAGAGCATGATGTTGTCTGTCGTTGGGGTGGGGAGGAGTTTCTGCTGCTGTTGCCTAATATCGAGTTGAGCCACGGCGGGGATATTGCCGAGCGTATACGAGATACCATAGCTAAGCGAAAAATTAGGGTGAATGAGTATGAGCTGAGCGTTACCGTGAGTTTAGGTGTCGCCGAGTATAAACCTAATGAAACCCCTGCCGAGATGATAAATCGCGTCGATGTTGCCCTGTATCAGGCCAAGGAGTGTGGCAGGGATCGTGTGGTGTTATCTCAGTAG
- a CDS encoding PfkB family carbohydrate kinase translates to MANILLIANLNCDRILQLDKPLQTGGRFHYQDGGQRLGGGGANTGLGLVWAHHRVALVSQVGRDKIGDWLLAEASTQGIECHLIQRHDETSNEMLLVMTPDGERTIIRPQRPIFELAAPPVWSQWDAVYFNSSAEGAVSWAKTALNHSLVFAQLAKDDRLRPCHILIASKTDMAGRSDLSPWEYGLSIAGDCLKHFIVTDGADGAILYTEGDIEHVDATPSSVVDTTGAGDAYASGLIHGMATGFSIIDAMKEGAQWAAFAVATQSSIPGEALKTYLELNA, encoded by the coding sequence ATGGCCAATATTCTTCTGATTGCTAATTTGAACTGTGACCGTATCCTGCAGCTGGATAAACCTCTACAGACTGGTGGGCGTTTTCATTATCAGGATGGAGGGCAAAGGCTGGGTGGAGGAGGTGCCAATACTGGGTTAGGCTTAGTCTGGGCACATCATAGAGTCGCCTTGGTCAGTCAAGTGGGACGAGATAAGATTGGCGATTGGTTACTGGCGGAGGCGAGTACTCAAGGTATCGAATGTCATCTTATACAAAGACACGATGAAACCAGTAATGAGATGTTATTGGTGATGACGCCGGACGGTGAGCGAACCATTATCAGACCACAGAGACCCATCTTCGAATTAGCTGCACCACCTGTATGGTCCCAGTGGGATGCCGTGTATTTTAACTCATCGGCCGAAGGTGCGGTGAGCTGGGCTAAAACCGCCTTGAACCATAGTTTAGTCTTTGCTCAACTGGCGAAAGATGACAGGCTTAGGCCTTGTCATATATTGATCGCCTCTAAGACGGATATGGCAGGGCGAAGTGACCTATCCCCCTGGGAGTATGGCTTGAGTATAGCTGGGGACTGCCTTAAGCATTTTATCGTTACCGACGGTGCCGATGGCGCTATTCTCTACACTGAAGGTGATATTGAACATGTGGATGCAACTCCCTCCAGTGTTGTCGATACCACAGGGGCCGGTGATGCCTATGCTTCGGGTCTTATTCATGGCATGGCAACTGGATTCTCCATCATTGACGCCATGAAAGAGGGCGCACAATGGGCCGCATTTGCCGTGGCGACGCAAAGCTCAATCCCTGGAGAGGCGTTAAAGACATATCTTGAATTGAATGCTTGA
- a CDS encoding GNAT family N-acetyltransferase, translating into MPMPELVANLSVLQEVAPADDFIRLRLISGLTPRPREAVVKGLPRSLYGVHIHLSDESTEHKVIAMGRVVGDGALNFEIVDIAVDPDYQGQGLGREIMQQIMNYLNREAPTGAYITLMADVPALYKKFGFKLSRPESEGMYIVK; encoded by the coding sequence ATGCCTATGCCTGAGCTAGTTGCTAACTTATCAGTCTTACAAGAAGTCGCACCAGCAGATGATTTTATCAGATTAAGACTCATCTCAGGGCTGACACCCAGGCCGAGAGAGGCTGTAGTGAAAGGTCTGCCTCGCAGCTTGTATGGCGTTCATATTCACCTGAGTGATGAGAGTACAGAACACAAGGTCATTGCCATGGGGCGTGTGGTTGGTGATGGGGCTCTGAATTTTGAAATCGTCGATATCGCTGTCGATCCGGATTATCAGGGGCAGGGCTTAGGGCGTGAGATTATGCAGCAGATCATGAATTATCTTAATCGCGAAGCACCTACTGGCGCCTACATTACCCTAATGGCCGATGTGCCTGCTTTGTATAAGAAGTTTGGCTTTAAGCTCAGTCGTCCTGAGAGTGAAGGCATGTACATTGTTAAGTAG
- a CDS encoding GNAT family N-acetyltransferase encodes MKVLFQTERIICREFELNDLQSFADYRALPDVAKYQSWSEYSYQDALSLFEEMQKVPFGDVGHWFQLAITTKTPQNLDGSQLLGDLAVHFIDDKQIEIGFTFAPDFQGQGFASEAVIGLLAYLFTQLKPHRVIAATDAENVPSWLLLERVGFRREAHFIENVFFKGAWGSEFQYAMLASEWRPQVG; translated from the coding sequence ATGAAAGTTCTATTTCAGACTGAGCGCATTATCTGTCGTGAGTTTGAGCTAAATGATCTGCAATCTTTTGCCGACTACAGAGCCTTGCCCGATGTGGCTAAGTATCAGAGTTGGAGTGAATATAGCTACCAGGATGCTCTGTCTCTGTTCGAGGAGATGCAAAAGGTGCCATTTGGTGATGTAGGCCACTGGTTTCAGTTGGCGATCACAACAAAAACACCTCAAAACCTTGATGGAAGTCAGTTGTTGGGCGATCTTGCGGTCCATTTTATCGATGATAAGCAGATAGAGATAGGTTTTACCTTCGCGCCTGATTTTCAGGGACAAGGGTTTGCATCCGAAGCCGTGATTGGTCTACTAGCATACCTATTTACCCAGCTGAAACCCCATAGAGTGATAGCTGCTACTGATGCCGAAAATGTCCCATCCTGGTTATTGTTAGAGAGAGTGGGCTTTAGACGAGAAGCGCATTTTATCGAGAATGTGTTTTTTAAGGGGGCTTGGGGCAGTGAATTTCAATATGCCATGCTAGCTTCAGAATGGAGACCCCAAGTTGGTTAA
- a CDS encoding putative quinol monooxygenase, whose amino-acid sequence MIVRIGEFQAAAGKSEELYHFLQLLSSYIIQSKGCVSYDVLRKQDSPESFAVIERWLSVEAHQASVDNFPKDQMQAAMPLFGEAPKGSYYQS is encoded by the coding sequence ATGATTGTGCGTATCGGGGAGTTTCAGGCTGCCGCAGGAAAGAGCGAAGAGTTATACCACTTTTTACAATTGCTTAGCTCATATATAATCCAGTCGAAGGGATGCGTTTCATATGATGTACTTCGTAAACAGGATAGCCCGGAATCCTTTGCCGTCATCGAACGTTGGCTAAGTGTAGAAGCCCATCAGGCTTCAGTCGATAATTTTCCTAAAGATCAGATGCAGGCTGCGATGCCACTCTTTGGTGAGGCTCCTAAGGGGAGTTATTACCAGTCATGA
- a CDS encoding coproporphyrinogen III oxidase family protein gives MSSIIQPSHSEIIKPYQADITVPNWMLGAMERVMQFYVDKNLRLDTHSADMMPAPIEGKKYMLYAHIPFCHTLCSFCTFHRFLFKEDKARAYFISLRKEMDMVKALGYDFESMYIGGGTTTVLEDELARTIEHAKKLFPSIKEVSCESDPQHLDSPGFKQLEGLVDRMSIGVQSFNDDILTMTDRIEKFGSGQQTFDKIMAAKELFPIINVDLIFGFRGQTDEIIQHDLDMAAKLDPRQITTYPLMITHQTRKSVKGKLAASQGDMARQYRQILNSLNGQYTQLSSWAFGKANDEGFDEYVIDYDEYLGVGSGSFSFLDDTLYVNNFSLRKYHENIAAGRMGVEQQKNYSKKDVMQYRFLLGMFSGRLSRKYFRETFGVNLDTALFKEMTSMKMIGAIKNDLSDPDNLIVTDNGKMMGLLMMKEFYSGMDNVRAQLRKPLKACDM, from the coding sequence TGCAGTTCTATGTGGATAAAAACCTGAGACTCGATACTCATTCTGCCGACATGATGCCAGCTCCGATAGAGGGCAAGAAATATATGCTCTATGCCCATATCCCTTTCTGTCATACGCTCTGCTCATTTTGTACCTTCCATCGTTTCCTGTTTAAGGAAGACAAGGCTCGCGCTTACTTTATCTCCCTACGTAAAGAGATGGATATGGTTAAGGCGCTTGGTTATGACTTCGAGTCCATGTATATCGGTGGCGGCACGACAACTGTGCTGGAAGACGAGCTCGCCCGTACTATCGAACATGCTAAGAAGCTGTTTCCGAGTATCAAGGAGGTCTCTTGTGAGTCTGATCCTCAGCATTTAGATAGCCCTGGCTTTAAGCAATTAGAGGGGCTGGTGGATCGTATGTCCATTGGGGTGCAGAGTTTTAACGATGACATTCTTACGATGACGGACCGCATCGAGAAGTTTGGCTCGGGTCAGCAGACGTTCGATAAGATCATGGCGGCTAAAGAGCTGTTCCCGATCATTAACGTTGATTTGATCTTCGGTTTTCGTGGGCAAACAGATGAGATTATCCAGCATGATCTGGATATGGCCGCTAAATTAGACCCACGTCAGATAACCACCTATCCTTTGATGATCACTCATCAGACTCGCAAGAGTGTGAAAGGTAAACTAGCTGCATCTCAGGGAGATATGGCACGTCAATATCGTCAGATCTTAAATAGTCTAAATGGACAATATACTCAGCTCTCTTCATGGGCCTTCGGTAAGGCTAACGACGAAGGTTTCGATGAATATGTCATAGATTATGACGAGTACTTAGGTGTTGGCTCAGGATCGTTTAGTTTCTTAGATGATACCTTGTATGTGAATAACTTCTCATTGCGTAAATATCATGAAAATATTGCCGCTGGGCGCATGGGCGTCGAGCAGCAAAAGAACTACAGTAAGAAAGATGTGATGCAATATCGCTTCTTATTAGGCATGTTCTCGGGCCGCTTATCCCGTAAATATTTCCGTGAGACTTTTGGGGTAAACCTTGATACCGCGCTGTTTAAAGAGATGACCTCAATGAAAATGATAGGTGCAATCAAGAATGATCTAAGTGATCCGGATAATTTGATCGTTACGGATAACGGCAAGATGATGGGCCTCTTGATGATGAAAGAGTTCTATTCGGGGATGGATAATGTGCGCGCTCAGCTACGTAAGCCGCTCAAGGCATGTGATATGTAA